In Eubalaena glacialis isolate mEubGla1 chromosome 3, mEubGla1.1.hap2.+ XY, whole genome shotgun sequence, the following are encoded in one genomic region:
- the LOC133087223 gene encoding LOW QUALITY PROTEIN: antizyme inhibitor 2-like (The sequence of the model RefSeq protein was modified relative to this genomic sequence to represent the inferred CDS: inserted 1 base in 1 codon; substituted 2 bases at 2 genomic stop codons), whose amino-acid sequence MLELRLAEGLVGVLGMSTPVGNPKESEESPGSMWPKDLINLEAGETAWQVVLKKIRELSNLDRQDPFMVADLGMLASRHQVFRQALPRVLPFYVVKCNSRPWVLRVLATLGTGFDCASQVELEQVLGLGVAPSRIIYANPCKPVSHIXYAARHGVRFLTFHSEEELIKVAQHHPGARLVLRLWTQDTESILPLSAKFGASLEVCEHMLESARDLGLAVVGTSFHVGSRCQTPHSFTQAITNCRHVFEMGCGVRHDMSLLDIGGGFPGEEGSDSKFEETVGVINTALAQDFPXGRGVEVIAEPGRFYAASVCLIAVNIIARKAVLEPGGYWKLLFYLNNGHYGTFCIFXREPEPRMPIVVKDLCPKLPLFSCTLYSPTCNAFDKLFLKEVQLPELEVGDWLVFPSMGADTSAMSSAFNGFPLPSICCTMGPELRPQKYPTPPTDPSKAQDVWLTFDTGLCLWG is encoded by the exons ATGTTGGAACTGCGCCTGGCTGAGGGCTTGGTTGGAGTGTTGGGGATGAGCACCCCCGTCGGGAACCCAAAGGAGAGTGAAGAAAGCCCTGGAAGCATGTGGCCAAAGGATCTCATCAATCTGGAGGCTGGGGAAACTGCCTGGCAGGTGGTCCTGAAGAAGATCAGGGAGCTCTCCAATTtg GACCGCCAAGACCCCTTCATGGTGGCTGACCTGGGCATGCTGGCCAGCCGCCATCAGGTCTTCCGCCAGGCCCTCCCTCGGGTCTTACCCTTCTATGTGGTGAAGTGCAACAGCAGACCCTGGGTGCTGCGTGTCCTGGCCACCCTGGGCACCGGCTTCGACTGTGCCAGCCAG GTGGAGCTGGAGCAGGTGCTGGGTCTGGGCGTGGCCCCCTCTCGTATCATCTATGCCAACCCCTGCAAGCCTGTCTCACACATCTAGTATGCTGCCCGCCATGGGGTGCGGTTCCTGACCTTCCACAGTGAGGAGGAGCTAATCAAGGTGGCCCAGCACCACCCCGGGGCCAG GCTGGTCCTCCGGCTGTGGACCCAGGACACTGAGAGCATCTTGCCCCTGAGTGCCAAGTTTGGGGCCAGCCTGGAGGTGTGTGAACATATGCTGGAGTCTGCCAGAGACCTGGGGTTGGCGGTGGTTGGAACCAG CTTCCACGTGGGCTCAAGATGCCAGACACCCCATAGCTTCACGCAGGCCATCACCAACTGCCGGCACGTGTTCGAGATGGGCTGCGGGGTCAGGCATGACATGAGTCTCCTAGACAtcggagggggcttccctggagagGAGGGCTCTGACTCTAAGTTTGAGGAG ACGGTGGGAGTGATCAACACCGCCCTGGCCCAGGACTTTCCCTAGGGGAGAGGCGTCGAGGTCATCGCAGAGCCCGGCCGCTTCTACGCAGCATCTGTCTGCCTGATCGCTGTCAACATCATTGCCAGGAAGGCTGTGCTGGAGCCCG GAGGCTACTGGAAGCTGCTGTTCTATCTCAACAACGGCCACTACGGCACATTCTGCATTT CCAGGGAGCCTGAACCCAGGATGCCCATTGTGGTGAAG GACCTCTGCCCCAAGCTGCCCCTCTTCTCTTGCACCCTCTACAGCCCCACGTGCAATGCCTTTGACAAGCTCTTCTTGAAGGAGGTGCAGCTGCCTGAGCTGGAAGTGGGCGACTGGCTGGTCTTCCCCTCCATGGGCGCCGACACATCCGCCATGAGCTCCGCCTTCAAtggcttccctctcccctccatctGCTGCACCATGGGACCCGAGCTCAG GCCCCAGAAATACCCTACTCCCCCAACTGACCCCAGCAAAGCCCAAGATGTCTGGCTGACCTTTGACACTGGCCTCTGCCTGTGGGGTTGA